One window of Paenibacillus albicereus genomic DNA carries:
- a CDS encoding M20/M25/M40 family metallo-hydrolase has protein sequence MVVEQKRSKKAKKPFLAAVVALSVAGTLVSPAGWSTRAYAKEAAAAAVQEPAAVVPFNVLAGTSLQPGQAGYDAYVHLNHLAGTIGTRPAGSVQEQAARDYIRLQFEDMGYSPTVTEFTYTTKTSQGKSSNVVAVKHGKSPRTVIVGAHYDSVNAPSKGADDNASGVAVMLESAKAVSQQQDLPYTIKFVAFGSEENGLQGSKAYVAAMTAEEKANTVAMINLDSLAAGDNMYVYGNAGEFGFVREQALAISQRLNLNVQTQPGDNPEYPAGTTGDWSDHAPFKAAGIPYGYLEATNWSLGDKDGYTQTVQDGAIWHTGKDTLDDLNANYPGRIEERLSTFAGVLTQLLREIKEPGAQLTTSSDKASLTQKREIAVEFDLPTGYTVADDTYLNWSFGGKPLSDWKQRDASAKPTSNAFIYLKDKPVVASGKVTATVVFDQAYKVSNQPYAQLNVSPSVLRRDYPSLLGTHELAIKSKNGLRLASAPIKLNVYDTYRTYDEIRPEVDRITAESKPGRYIETEVLGKSVQGRDITFTVLAKDKASVDQYVNETLPLMMDDPAALQAKIRSGQLTGYKVPIWINNIHPDEAPGVDAILNFFEEMTKKDTISYETTDAAGQKQQVTIDIADALDNVIFLMNFTQNPDGRFLNTRANANGFDLNRDNSYQTQPETQIVASEIAKWSPLSFLDLHGFVGEFLIEPCTPPHDPNIDYDLLIDNMVDQANAMGRAAIANTYYDEYHIPYLEAKKLAEGKEGEVIANATGWDDASPAYTAVYAMHHGALGHTIEIPELNEESTTALLYTLLASTDYVVNNKEKLFLNQLEVYKRGVDNVDSPNVDKYLVNAEYEPIGRPRPEGKSFFPDFYVLPVDASLQKNALEAANMADYLIRNGVKVERTTRPVLAGGELYPAGTYIVPMNQAKRSFANLVLYDGIDVSDFGEMYADIVQSFSYMRGFDRYAVYDKGAFAGAAERVAKAAKPSSSLTGSGDAYVIRSTNNDAIRAVNELTAAGKSVTLLTAGGSGYEKGDYLVSYDSLKPLLAKYSLQAVRYPGGAVYGKALPAVKVAASGVPAFALKDLGFNVTTDAAASDVLVNTWNKTLVEAGKPFVGYGRAAMGTLKTSGLLPGFDFKTTGSTHEGLFKATISQDSVIGAPYEADDYLYTQSGTFVTSVPSGATVVAKASGAPDFFIAGWWPGHDAVQGQTIGFTYRKDLTYVTAFANELTNKAHPQAQYRLLANAIYNAATKAEFADAGASGGNGGGSVPPVVVPTPTPSPIPSAEPTPTPSPSPTPTPIVVPDFKDLGPVLGWAGAAIQELAAKGILKGLTETTFGPKKTLTRAEFLTMLTRAYELPAASGASRFSDVPAGAWYSEAVSSAVAAGIVQGTGSGTFEPTRAVTREEMAIMAANVWKRASQPAAPDTAAALAGFSDKGKIGSYAKDAVALLASSGIILGTGDGKFTPKGDANRAQAAVIVSRLLAVS, from the coding sequence ATGGTGGTCGAACAGAAGCGCAGCAAAAAGGCGAAGAAGCCGTTCCTGGCGGCGGTCGTCGCGCTGTCCGTCGCAGGCACGCTGGTGTCGCCGGCTGGATGGTCTACGAGGGCTTACGCCAAGGAAGCGGCAGCCGCAGCCGTACAGGAGCCGGCAGCCGTCGTCCCATTCAACGTGCTGGCAGGCACGTCGCTGCAGCCGGGGCAAGCCGGCTACGACGCTTATGTGCATCTGAATCATCTGGCAGGCACGATCGGCACCCGGCCGGCGGGCTCGGTCCAGGAGCAGGCGGCTCGGGACTACATCCGGCTGCAATTCGAGGACATGGGCTACAGCCCTACGGTGACGGAGTTCACGTATACGACGAAAACAAGTCAAGGCAAGTCGAGCAACGTCGTCGCCGTCAAGCACGGCAAGTCGCCGCGCACCGTCATTGTGGGCGCTCACTATGACAGCGTGAACGCGCCGAGCAAGGGAGCGGATGACAATGCCTCCGGCGTCGCCGTCATGCTGGAATCCGCTAAAGCGGTATCGCAACAGCAGGATCTTCCTTACACGATCAAGTTCGTCGCCTTCGGCTCGGAAGAAAACGGCCTGCAGGGCTCCAAAGCCTACGTCGCCGCGATGACGGCGGAGGAAAAGGCGAACACGGTCGCGATGATCAACCTCGACAGCCTCGCCGCCGGCGACAACATGTACGTCTACGGCAATGCCGGAGAGTTCGGCTTCGTCCGCGAGCAGGCGCTCGCCATCTCGCAGCGGCTGAATCTGAACGTGCAGACGCAGCCGGGCGACAACCCTGAGTATCCAGCCGGAACGACGGGCGACTGGAGCGACCATGCGCCGTTCAAAGCCGCCGGCATTCCGTACGGCTACCTGGAAGCGACCAACTGGAGCCTCGGCGACAAGGACGGCTACACCCAGACGGTGCAGGACGGAGCGATCTGGCATACCGGCAAGGATACGCTGGACGATCTGAATGCGAACTATCCAGGCCGCATCGAGGAGCGTCTGAGCACGTTCGCCGGCGTCCTGACGCAGCTGCTCCGGGAAATCAAGGAGCCGGGCGCCCAGCTGACGACGAGCAGCGACAAGGCTTCGTTGACGCAAAAGCGCGAGATCGCGGTCGAGTTCGACCTGCCGACGGGCTACACCGTGGCCGATGATACCTACTTGAATTGGAGCTTCGGCGGCAAGCCGCTGTCCGACTGGAAGCAGCGCGACGCCAGCGCCAAGCCGACGAGCAATGCCTTCATTTATCTGAAGGACAAGCCGGTCGTGGCAAGCGGCAAAGTGACGGCGACGGTCGTATTCGACCAGGCCTACAAGGTCAGCAACCAGCCGTACGCGCAGCTGAACGTCTCGCCGTCCGTGCTGCGCCGCGACTACCCGAGCCTGCTGGGCACGCATGAGCTGGCCATCAAGAGCAAGAACGGCCTGCGCCTCGCGTCCGCCCCGATCAAGCTGAACGTCTACGATACGTACCGCACGTACGACGAGATCCGGCCGGAGGTCGACCGCATCACGGCCGAGTCCAAGCCGGGCCGCTACATCGAGACGGAGGTGCTCGGCAAGTCCGTGCAGGGCCGCGACATCACCTTCACCGTGCTGGCCAAGGACAAGGCGTCCGTCGACCAGTACGTGAACGAGACGCTGCCGCTCATGATGGACGATCCGGCCGCGCTGCAGGCGAAGATCCGCAGCGGCCAGCTGACCGGCTACAAGGTGCCGATCTGGATCAACAACATCCATCCGGACGAGGCGCCGGGCGTCGACGCGATCCTGAACTTCTTCGAGGAGATGACGAAGAAGGACACGATCTCGTACGAGACGACCGACGCGGCCGGACAGAAGCAGCAGGTGACGATCGACATCGCGGACGCGCTCGACAACGTCATTTTCCTGATGAACTTCACCCAGAACCCGGACGGGCGCTTCCTGAACACCCGCGCCAACGCCAACGGCTTCGACCTGAACCGCGACAACTCGTACCAGACGCAGCCGGAGACGCAGATCGTGGCCAGCGAGATCGCGAAGTGGTCGCCGCTGTCGTTCCTGGACCTGCATGGGTTCGTAGGCGAGTTCCTGATCGAGCCGTGCACGCCGCCGCATGATCCGAACATCGACTACGACCTGCTCATCGACAACATGGTCGACCAGGCGAACGCGATGGGCCGCGCGGCGATCGCCAACACCTACTATGACGAGTACCACATTCCTTATCTCGAAGCCAAGAAGCTGGCCGAAGGCAAGGAGGGCGAGGTGATCGCGAACGCGACCGGATGGGACGACGCTTCCCCGGCCTACACGGCGGTCTACGCGATGCACCACGGAGCGCTCGGCCATACGATCGAGATTCCGGAGCTCAACGAGGAGTCGACGACGGCGCTGCTCTACACGCTGCTCGCCTCGACCGACTACGTCGTGAACAACAAGGAAAAGCTGTTCCTGAACCAGCTGGAGGTGTACAAGCGCGGCGTGGACAACGTCGACAGCCCGAACGTCGACAAATACCTCGTCAACGCCGAGTACGAGCCGATCGGACGTCCGCGTCCGGAAGGCAAGAGCTTCTTCCCGGACTTCTATGTTCTTCCTGTAGACGCATCGCTGCAAAAGAACGCGCTTGAAGCGGCCAACATGGCGGACTACCTCATCCGGAACGGCGTCAAGGTCGAGCGCACGACCCGTCCGGTCCTGGCCGGCGGCGAGCTGTACCCGGCCGGCACGTACATCGTGCCGATGAATCAGGCCAAGCGCAGCTTCGCGAACCTGGTACTGTACGACGGCATCGACGTGTCCGACTTCGGCGAGATGTACGCGGACATCGTGCAGAGCTTCTCTTATATGAGAGGATTCGACCGCTATGCCGTGTACGACAAAGGCGCATTCGCAGGCGCTGCCGAGCGCGTGGCCAAGGCGGCCAAGCCGTCCAGCTCCCTGACGGGAAGCGGCGACGCCTATGTCATCCGCAGCACGAACAACGACGCGATCCGCGCGGTGAACGAGCTGACGGCGGCCGGCAAGTCCGTCACGCTGCTGACGGCCGGCGGCTCGGGCTACGAGAAGGGCGACTACCTCGTCTCCTACGACAGCTTGAAGCCGCTGCTCGCCAAGTACTCGCTGCAAGCCGTCCGCTACCCGGGCGGCGCGGTGTACGGCAAGGCGCTGCCGGCGGTGAAGGTCGCCGCTTCCGGCGTGCCGGCCTTCGCGCTCAAGGATCTCGGCTTCAACGTGACGACGGACGCCGCCGCGAGCGACGTGCTCGTCAATACGTGGAACAAGACGCTCGTCGAAGCGGGCAAGCCGTTCGTCGGCTATGGCCGCGCGGCGATGGGCACGCTGAAAACGTCCGGTCTGCTGCCGGGCTTCGACTTCAAGACGACGGGCAGCACGCATGAAGGCCTGTTCAAAGCGACGATCAGCCAGGACAGCGTCATCGGCGCTCCTTACGAAGCGGACGATTATCTGTACACGCAGTCCGGGACGTTCGTGACGAGCGTGCCGAGCGGCGCGACCGTCGTCGCCAAGGCAAGCGGGGCTCCAGACTTCTTCATCGCCGGCTGGTGGCCGGGCCATGACGCGGTCCAAGGCCAGACGATCGGCTTCACGTACCGCAAGGATCTGACGTACGTGACGGCATTCGCCAACGAGCTGACGAACAAGGCGCATCCGCAGGCGCAGTACCGCCTGCTGGCCAATGCGATCTACAACGCAGCGACGAAGGCCGAGTTCGCGGATGCAGGCGCGTCCGGCGGCAACGGCGGCGGCTCGGTTCCTCCGGTCGTCGTGCCGACGCCTACGCCGAGCCCGATCCCGTCGGCAGAGCCTACGCCTACGCCAAGCCCTAGCCCGACGCCGACCCCGATCGTCGTGCCGGACTTCAAGGATCTCGGTCCGGTGCTGGGCTGGGCGGGAGCGGCGATTCAGGAGCTGGCGGCCAAGGGCATCCTGAAAGGCCTGACGGAGACGACGTTCGGACCGAAAAAGACGCTGACCCGCGCCGAGTTCCTGACGATGCTGACGCGCGCTTACGAGCTGCCTGCAGCAAGCGGCGCGTCCCGCTTCAGCGACGTGCCGGCGGGAGCCTGGTACAGCGAGGCGGTATCCAGCGCAGTCGCAGCCGGCATCGTGCAGGGCACCGGCTCCGGCACCTTCGAGCCGACCCGCGCCGTCACCCGCGAGGAGATGGCGATCATGGCCGCGAACGTCTGGAAGCGCGCGTCGCAGCCAGCCGCTCCGGACACCGCCGCAGCGCTTGCCGGATTCTCCGACAAGGGCAAGATCGGCAGCTATGCCAAGGATGCCGTCGCGCTTCTGGCAAGCAGCGGCATCATCCTCGGCACCGGCGACGGCAAGTTCACGCCCAAGGGCGACGCGAACCGCGCTCAGGCGGCGGTCATCGTCAGCCGTCTGCTGGCGGTATCCTGA
- the rocF gene encoding arginase has translation MFSYAESFLSRPEAAKKIQLIHAPFWLGGGRAGAELGPESIVEAGMKRQLMHMGLELAEEIVVDVPRLAAEPAASGTKMKYLAEVKEMAGLLGEQVHRAAAGGRFPLVLGGDHSIAIGTLAGLTGHRGNLGLIWFDAHGDLNTEDTTPSGNIHGMALAAAIGRGSFTLADIPGAGPFIRKENVVIIGARDLDPGEREYIRAEGIRCFTMHEIDRMGIHAVMEQAIAIAGDGTDGVHVSFDLDVLDPLEACGVGTPVPGGLNYREAHYAMELLAESGLATSLELVEVNPLLDPSRRTSRLAVELAASLLGKRIL, from the coding sequence ATGTTCAGCTATGCCGAATCGTTCCTGAGCCGCCCGGAAGCGGCGAAAAAGATCCAGCTGATCCATGCTCCGTTCTGGCTCGGAGGAGGAAGGGCGGGCGCCGAGCTCGGCCCGGAGAGCATCGTCGAAGCGGGCATGAAGCGCCAGCTGATGCATATGGGCCTCGAGCTGGCGGAGGAGATCGTCGTCGACGTGCCGCGGCTCGCCGCCGAGCCGGCCGCCTCCGGCACCAAGATGAAATATCTGGCCGAAGTGAAGGAGATGGCCGGCCTGCTGGGCGAGCAGGTGCACCGGGCCGCTGCGGGCGGGCGGTTCCCGCTCGTTCTGGGCGGCGACCACAGCATCGCGATCGGCACGCTGGCCGGACTGACGGGACATCGGGGCAATCTCGGCCTCATCTGGTTCGACGCGCACGGCGACCTCAACACGGAGGATACGACGCCTTCCGGCAACATCCACGGCATGGCGCTGGCCGCCGCGATCGGACGCGGCAGCTTCACGCTGGCGGACATTCCCGGCGCAGGACCGTTCATCCGCAAGGAGAATGTCGTCATCATCGGCGCCCGCGACCTCGATCCGGGCGAGCGGGAGTACATCCGCGCGGAGGGCATCCGCTGCTTCACGATGCATGAGATCGACCGCATGGGCATCCACGCCGTCATGGAGCAGGCGATCGCCATCGCCGGCGACGGCACGGACGGCGTGCACGTCAGCTTCGACCTCGACGTGCTCGATCCGCTCGAAGCCTGCGGCGTCGGCACGCCGGTGCCGGGCGGCCTGAACTATCGCGAGGCGCACTACGCGATGGAGCTGCTGGCCGAGAGCGGCCTCGCCACGTCGCTGGAGCTGGTCGAGGTGAACCCGCTGCTCGATCCGAGCCGCCGCACGTCGCGCCTGGCCGTCGAGCTGGCTGCGTCGCTGCTCGGCAAGCGGATTCTGTAG
- the rocD gene encoding ornithine--oxo-acid transaminase codes for MNSTRTIELSERYAARNYHPLPVVIEEAQGVWVKSPEGKTYMDFLSAYSALNHGHRHPKLVAALKEQADKVTLTSRAFHSTAAGDFYEKLARYTGKSRLIAMNTGAEAVETALKAVRRWAYRVKGVPEGLADIIVCSGNFHGRTIAITSFSSHEEYKSGFGPFLPGFTIVPYGDLAAMEAAITPHTAAILVEPIQGEAGIVLPPDGYLQGIRELCDRHRVLMAADEIQTGFGRTGYPFACDREGVVPDLYIMGKALGGGILPISAVASSDEVLGLFEPGSHGSTFGGNPLACAVAAAALDVLEEEDLAGRSLRLGGLVMERLRAMGSPAVKEIRGSGLFIGIELHGPARPYCEQLMQLGLLCKETHENTIRLAPPLTITEEELEWALERLRLVLVGDGE; via the coding sequence ATGAACTCGACTCGCACGATTGAACTTTCCGAGAGGTATGCGGCGCGCAATTATCATCCGCTGCCGGTCGTGATCGAAGAAGCGCAAGGCGTATGGGTGAAAAGCCCGGAGGGCAAGACGTACATGGACTTCCTGAGCGCCTACTCCGCGCTCAACCACGGCCATCGCCATCCGAAGCTCGTCGCCGCCCTCAAGGAGCAGGCCGATAAGGTGACGCTCACCTCGCGCGCGTTCCACAGCACCGCCGCCGGCGATTTCTACGAGAAGCTGGCCCGCTATACGGGCAAAAGCCGCCTCATCGCCATGAATACGGGAGCGGAGGCGGTGGAGACGGCGCTCAAGGCGGTCCGCCGCTGGGCGTACCGCGTCAAGGGCGTCCCCGAAGGCCTCGCGGACATCATCGTCTGCAGCGGCAACTTCCACGGGCGCACGATCGCCATCACCTCGTTCTCGTCGCATGAGGAGTACAAGAGCGGCTTCGGCCCGTTCCTGCCGGGCTTCACGATCGTTCCGTACGGCGATCTGGCGGCGATGGAAGCGGCGATCACGCCGCATACGGCGGCGATCCTCGTCGAGCCGATCCAGGGCGAAGCCGGCATCGTGCTTCCTCCGGACGGCTATCTGCAAGGCATCCGCGAGCTGTGCGACCGCCACCGCGTGCTGATGGCCGCGGACGAGATCCAGACCGGCTTCGGCCGTACGGGCTATCCGTTCGCCTGCGACCGCGAAGGCGTCGTGCCGGATCTGTACATCATGGGCAAAGCGCTCGGCGGCGGCATCCTGCCGATCTCGGCCGTCGCGTCGAGCGACGAGGTGCTCGGGCTGTTCGAGCCCGGCTCGCATGGCTCGACGTTCGGCGGCAATCCGCTCGCCTGCGCCGTTGCTGCGGCCGCGCTTGACGTGCTGGAGGAAGAGGATCTGGCCGGCCGTTCGCTCCGTCTAGGCGGCCTCGTCATGGAGCGGCTGCGCGCGATGGGCAGCCCTGCGGTCAAGGAGATTCGCGGCAGCGGCCTGTTCATCGGCATCGAGCTGCACGGGCCGGCGCGTCCGTACTGCGAGCAGCTCATGCAGCTCGGTCTGCTGTGCAAGGAGACGCATGAGAACACGATCCGCCTGGCTCCGCCGCTGACGATCACGGAGGAGGAGCTCGAATGGGCGCTGGAGCGCCTGCGGCTCGTGCTCGTCGGCGACGGCGAGTGA
- a CDS encoding GntR family transcriptional regulator produces MQLKYQSLKDHVYEYIAQRIQDGSLQPGSKINEAEICKRLDISRTPTREALFQLSSDNLLDYLPRRGFTVKAFDRKKKEDYSLLLGTLDALAASLACDRLEERDWRQLDRLVEAIEDDLDAHDFGGYYARQAEFHDCYQARCGNSLLVDSLHSLKNGFMRQSYASDDKERLASLLRQVNAEHRLIAQLFRERDKLRLEQAIKHHWRIIDFDMI; encoded by the coding sequence ATGCAGCTCAAATATCAGTCGTTGAAGGACCATGTCTATGAATATATCGCCCAGCGCATCCAGGACGGCAGCCTGCAGCCCGGCTCCAAGATCAACGAGGCGGAAATCTGCAAGCGGCTCGACATCAGCCGCACGCCGACGCGCGAAGCGCTGTTCCAGCTGTCGTCCGACAACCTGCTCGACTACTTGCCGCGACGCGGCTTCACCGTCAAGGCATTCGACCGCAAGAAGAAGGAGGACTACTCCCTCCTGCTCGGCACGCTCGACGCGCTGGCCGCCTCGCTCGCCTGCGACCGGCTGGAGGAGCGCGACTGGCGGCAGCTCGACCGGCTCGTCGAGGCGATCGAGGACGATCTGGACGCGCATGACTTCGGGGGCTACTACGCTCGCCAAGCCGAATTCCACGACTGCTATCAAGCGCGCTGCGGCAACTCGCTGCTCGTCGACAGCCTCCACTCGCTCAAGAACGGATTCATGCGCCAGAGCTACGCGAGCGACGACAAGGAGCGGCTCGCCTCGCTGCTCCGCCAGGTGAACGCCGAGCACCGGCTGATCGCGCAGCTGTTCCGCGAGCGCGACAAGCTCCGGCTGGAGCAGGCGATCAAGCATCATTGGCGGATCATCGACTTCGATATGATCTGA
- the trhA gene encoding PAQR family membrane homeostasis protein TrhA has product MANTHTYTRREEVANAVTHGIGTALSIAALVLLIVFASWKGTAMHVVSFTIYGTAMLLLYTASTLVHSFRDGRMKDILEVLDHSFIYVFIAGTYTPLVLHTIGGSLGWTLFGVVWGIAVAGVVFKAYFTKRFLFTSTLLYILMGWIVVFAWGPLTASLAPAGLALLIAGGLLYTFGTVFYVWRSFPYHHAVWHLFVLAGSIAHFFTILLYVLPR; this is encoded by the coding sequence ATGGCCAACACGCATACGTACACCCGCCGCGAGGAGGTCGCGAACGCGGTCACCCACGGCATCGGCACGGCGCTCAGCATCGCGGCGCTCGTGCTGCTCATCGTCTTCGCCTCGTGGAAAGGCACGGCGATGCATGTCGTCAGCTTCACCATCTACGGCACGGCGATGCTGCTGCTGTACACGGCGTCGACGCTCGTGCACAGCTTCCGCGACGGACGGATGAAGGACATCCTCGAGGTGCTCGACCATTCGTTCATCTACGTGTTCATCGCCGGCACGTACACGCCGCTCGTGCTGCATACGATCGGCGGATCGCTCGGCTGGACGCTGTTCGGCGTCGTCTGGGGAATCGCCGTCGCCGGCGTCGTGTTCAAGGCGTACTTCACCAAGCGCTTCCTGTTCACGTCGACGCTGCTGTACATCCTGATGGGCTGGATCGTCGTCTTCGCCTGGGGGCCCCTCACCGCCAGCCTCGCTCCGGCGGGATTGGCGCTGCTGATCGCCGGCGGCCTGCTGTACACATTCGGCACGGTGTTCTACGTCTGGCGCAGCTTCCCTTACCATCACGCCGTCTGGCATCTGTTCGTGCTGGCGGGGTCGATCGCGCATTTCTTCACCATCCTGCTGTATGTGCTTCCCCGCTGA
- a CDS encoding pirin family protein — protein sequence MQAIIRNEDRNHRESDWLKSSFSFSFGEYYDEANRSFGPLCVFNEDVIAGGRGFGAHPHREMEIVSIVLSGRLKHEDSAGNTAVTTYGGVQRMTAGTGIVHSEVNPDPEEPVHLLQIWIMPQTRRLEPSYETSVFDPRSARGQLLPIVSRDAAGPGAAGIHQDVTIYLTVLDEGMEAEHFTREERLLHLFAIDGEAEVAGIGALAKGDALRADGLSKLSLKGGAGGTRLLLIDMGAGSPAGGGEDA from the coding sequence ATGCAGGCCATCATCCGCAACGAGGACCGGAATCACCGCGAGAGCGACTGGCTGAAGAGCAGCTTCAGCTTCAGCTTCGGGGAGTACTACGACGAGGCGAACCGCAGCTTCGGACCGCTGTGCGTGTTCAACGAGGACGTCATCGCCGGGGGCAGAGGCTTCGGCGCGCATCCGCATCGGGAGATGGAGATCGTCTCCATCGTCCTGAGCGGACGTCTCAAGCATGAGGACAGCGCGGGGAATACCGCCGTCACGACCTACGGAGGGGTGCAGCGCATGACGGCGGGCACCGGCATCGTCCATTCCGAGGTCAATCCCGATCCGGAGGAGCCGGTCCATCTGCTGCAGATTTGGATCATGCCGCAGACGCGGCGGCTCGAGCCGTCCTACGAGACGAGCGTCTTCGATCCTCGGTCGGCGCGCGGCCAGCTGCTGCCGATCGTCTCCCGCGATGCGGCGGGGCCCGGCGCGGCCGGCATCCATCAGGACGTCACGATCTATCTGACCGTGCTGGACGAGGGGATGGAGGCGGAGCATTTCACGCGCGAGGAGCGGCTGCTGCATCTGTTCGCCATCGACGGCGAGGCGGAGGTCGCGGGCATCGGAGCGCTCGCCAAGGGCGACGCGCTGCGCGCGGACGGCCTGTCGAAGCTTTCTTTGAAGGGCGGCGCGGGCGGAACGAGGCTGCTGCTGATCGACATGGGCGCAGGCTCGCCGGCCGGCGGAGGAGAGGACGCATGA
- a CDS encoding alpha/beta hydrolase family protein: MEQQLPPKMTVYHVAGVATYPSTFYECRRRLERLLGLCGTEAVFETLFPYGDYSRSMWRQVWEVRSDLARRVLPSRIGGRSMLRDIERTYGGEGPILFIGHSGGGVAAYQAARLLHQRGMDAGLLRVAQVGSPKTPIDDALRPSVAYFYAAGPSGKPDDPITRIGGWGGWRGDPGRVPQWSRTRHAPGHVEGLAVIGGHTNYFRHQLPYVDGSSRSNLEKTVDAIFSWLKAGYSSPTLING; the protein is encoded by the coding sequence ATGGAGCAGCAGCTTCCGCCGAAGATGACGGTGTACCATGTCGCGGGCGTCGCGACGTATCCGTCCACCTTCTACGAATGCCGGCGCCGCCTCGAGCGGCTGCTCGGCCTGTGCGGCACGGAGGCCGTATTCGAGACGCTGTTCCCTTACGGCGATTATTCGCGGAGCATGTGGAGGCAGGTGTGGGAGGTGCGCTCCGATCTGGCCCGGCGAGTGCTGCCGTCGCGGATCGGCGGGCGCTCCATGCTGCGGGATATCGAGCGCACCTATGGAGGAGAGGGCCCGATCCTGTTCATCGGGCACAGCGGAGGAGGCGTGGCCGCCTATCAGGCCGCCCGCCTGCTTCATCAGCGCGGCATGGACGCCGGGCTGCTGCGCGTCGCCCAGGTCGGCTCGCCCAAGACGCCGATCGACGACGCGCTGCGGCCTTCGGTCGCTTATTTCTACGCCGCCGGCCCGTCCGGCAAGCCGGACGATCCGATCACCCGCATCGGCGGCTGGGGCGGCTGGCGGGGCGATCCGGGACGGGTGCCGCAGTGGAGCCGCACCCGCCATGCGCCCGGCCATGTCGAGGGGCTGGCGGTCATCGGCGGCCATACGAACTATTTCCGGCATCAGCTCCCGTACGTGGACGGCAGCTCGCGCAGCAACCTCGAAAAGACGGTCGACGCGATCTTTTCCTGGTTGAAAGCGGGCTACTCATCCCCTACACTTATAAATGGTTAG